The Croceicoccus marinus genome contains a region encoding:
- the uvrA gene encoding excinuclease ABC subunit UvrA: MSLTTISVRGAREHNLKGIDIDLPRDALIVITGLSGSGKSSLAFDTIYAEGQRRYVESLSAYARQFLEMMHKPDVEHIDGLSPAISIEQKTTSRNPRSTVATVTEIYDYMRLLWARVGVPYSPATGLPIEAQTVSNMVDRVMALPEGTRAYLLAPVVRGRKGEYRKELAEWQKAGFTRVRIDGEIHQIEDAPALDKKFKHDIEVVVDRLAVRRSKDGQGGIETRLADSFETALRLADGLAYVDLADGVVPGREGEEQAGGNLKGAGIPANRIVFSERFSCPVSGFTIEDIEPRLFSFNAPQGACPVCDGLGEKLLFDPQLVVPNEGLSLKKGAVVPWAKSNPPSPYYMQVLASLANHFGFELETPWEQLAEEHRSAILFGTKGKPVPLTFKDGRKSYTVNKAFEGVIGNLNRRMLQTESAWMREELGKFQTAQPCEACGGARLNEKARAVKVAGTDIAGPVRLSVSDAKRWFLELEDKLGDQQKQIAKAILKEINERLGFLDNVGLDYLNLDRTSGTLSGGESQRIRLASQIGSGLSGVLYVLDEPSIGLHQRDNDRLLETLKRLRDLGNTVIVVEHDEDAIRAADHVVDLGPGAGVHGGEIVAQGTLKQVLKSKNSLTAAYLNGTRAIEVPKKRRKGNGKKITVHGAVANNLKDVTGEIPLGTFTCITGVSGSGKSSFTIDTLYAGAARALNGARVIAGPHQKITGLDHCDKVIEIDQSPIGRTPRSNPATYTGAFTNIRDWFAGLPESQARGYKPGRFSFNVKGGRCEACQGDGLIKIEMHFLPDVYVTCEECGGKRYNRETLEVKFKGRSIADVLDMTIEDAEEFFSAVPPIRDRMHMLNEVGLGYVKVGQQATTLSGGEAQRVKLAKELARRSTGQTLYILDEPTTGFHFEDVRKLLEVLHRLVDQGNSVVVIEHNLDVIKTADWILDLGPDGGVRGGEIVAVGTPEDVVKVERSYTGRYLAGML, translated from the coding sequence ATGAGCCTTACGACCATCTCCGTGCGCGGGGCGCGCGAACATAACCTAAAAGGTATCGACATCGATCTGCCGCGCGACGCGCTGATCGTGATCACGGGCCTCTCCGGCTCGGGCAAGTCGAGCCTGGCTTTCGACACCATCTATGCCGAGGGTCAGCGCCGCTATGTGGAATCGCTGAGCGCCTATGCGCGCCAGTTCCTTGAGATGATGCACAAGCCCGATGTCGAGCATATCGACGGGCTGTCGCCCGCCATCTCGATCGAGCAGAAGACCACGTCGCGCAACCCGCGTTCCACCGTGGCGACGGTGACCGAGATCTACGACTACATGCGCCTGCTTTGGGCGCGCGTCGGCGTGCCGTACTCGCCCGCCACCGGCCTTCCGATCGAGGCGCAGACCGTTTCCAACATGGTCGACCGCGTGATGGCCCTGCCCGAAGGCACGCGCGCCTATCTGCTGGCCCCCGTGGTGCGCGGCCGCAAGGGCGAATACCGCAAGGAACTGGCCGAATGGCAGAAGGCGGGCTTCACGCGCGTCCGCATCGACGGCGAGATCCACCAGATCGAGGACGCCCCCGCGCTCGACAAGAAGTTCAAGCACGACATCGAAGTCGTGGTCGACCGCCTCGCCGTGCGCCGAAGTAAAGACGGACAAGGGGGGATCGAGACGCGCCTTGCCGACAGTTTCGAAACCGCGCTGCGCCTTGCCGACGGCCTCGCCTATGTCGACCTCGCCGACGGCGTCGTGCCGGGACGCGAGGGCGAGGAACAGGCGGGCGGCAATCTGAAAGGCGCGGGCATCCCCGCCAACCGCATCGTCTTTTCCGAACGCTTTTCCTGCCCCGTCAGCGGCTTCACGATCGAGGATATCGAACCGCGCCTGTTCTCGTTCAACGCGCCGCAGGGCGCTTGCCCGGTGTGCGACGGGCTTGGCGAGAAGCTGCTGTTCGACCCCCAGCTGGTCGTCCCCAACGAAGGGCTCAGCCTGAAGAAGGGCGCGGTCGTGCCCTGGGCCAAGTCCAACCCGCCGTCGCCCTATTACATGCAGGTGCTCGCCAGCCTCGCGAACCATTTCGGCTTCGAACTCGAAACCCCGTGGGAACAGCTGGCCGAGGAACACCGCAGCGCCATCCTGTTCGGCACCAAGGGCAAACCCGTGCCGCTGACCTTCAAGGACGGCCGCAAGAGCTATACCGTCAACAAGGCGTTCGAGGGCGTGATCGGCAACCTCAACCGCCGCATGCTGCAGACCGAAAGCGCCTGGATGCGCGAGGAACTGGGCAAGTTCCAGACCGCCCAGCCTTGCGAGGCCTGCGGCGGCGCCCGCCTCAACGAAAAGGCACGCGCGGTGAAGGTCGCGGGCACGGACATCGCGGGCCCCGTCCGCCTCTCGGTCAGCGATGCCAAGCGCTGGTTCCTGGAACTCGAAGACAAGCTCGGCGACCAGCAGAAGCAGATCGCCAAGGCCATCCTGAAGGAAATCAACGAACGCCTCGGCTTCCTCGACAATGTCGGGCTCGACTACCTCAACCTCGACCGCACCAGCGGCACCCTGTCCGGCGGCGAAAGCCAGCGCATCCGCCTCGCCAGCCAGATCGGCAGCGGGCTGTCGGGCGTGCTCTACGTGCTCGACGAACCCTCCATCGGCCTGCACCAGCGCGACAACGACCGCCTGCTGGAAACCCTGAAACGCCTCCGCGACCTCGGCAACACCGTCATCGTCGTCGAACATGACGAGGACGCGATCCGGGCCGCCGACCACGTGGTCGACCTCGGCCCCGGCGCCGGTGTCCACGGGGGAGAGATCGTCGCCCAGGGCACGCTTAAACAGGTGCTGAAGTCCAAGAACTCGCTCACCGCCGCCTATCTCAACGGCACCCGCGCGATCGAGGTGCCCAAGAAGCGCCGCAAGGGCAACGGCAAGAAGATCACCGTCCACGGCGCAGTCGCCAACAACCTCAAGGACGTGACGGGCGAGATCCCGCTCGGCACCTTCACCTGCATCACCGGCGTGTCGGGATCGGGCAAGTCGTCCTTCACCATCGACACGCTCTATGCCGGGGCGGCGCGGGCGCTGAACGGCGCGCGCGTCATCGCCGGGCCGCACCAGAAGATCACCGGCCTCGACCACTGCGACAAGGTGATCGAGATCGACCAGTCCCCCATCGGCCGCACCCCGCGCTCGAACCCGGCAACCTACACCGGCGCCTTCACCAATATCCGCGACTGGTTCGCCGGCCTGCCGGAATCGCAGGCGCGCGGGTACAAGCCGGGGCGCTTCAGCTTCAACGTCAAGGGCGGCCGGTGCGAGGCGTGCCAGGGCGACGGCCTCATCAAGATCGAGATGCACTTCCTGCCCGACGTCTATGTGACGTGCGAGGAATGCGGCGGCAAGCGCTACAACCGCGAGACGCTGGAGGTGAAGTTCAAGGGCCGCTCCATCGCCGACGTGCTCGACATGACGATCGAGGATGCCGAGGAATTCTTCTCCGCCGTGCCCCCGATCCGCGACCGCATGCACATGCTGAACGAGGTGGGGCTGGGCTATGTGAAGGTTGGCCAGCAGGCGACCACCCTGTCAGGGGGCGAGGCGCAGCGCGTCAAGCTCGCCAAGGAACTCGCGCGCCGCTCCACCGGACAGACGCTCTACATCCTCGACGAGCCGACCACCGGCTTCCATTTCGAGGATGTGCGCAAGCTCCTCGAAGTGCTCCACCGCCTTGTCGACCAGGGCAACTCCGTCGTGGTGATCGAGCATAATCTCGACGTCATCAAGACGGCGGACTGGATCCTGGACCTCGGCCCCGACGGCGGCGTGCGCGGCGGCGAGATCGTCGCGGTGGGCACGCCCGAGGATGTGGTGAAGGTGGAGCGGAGCTATACGGGGCGGTATTTGGCGGGGATGTTGTAG